TGGGGTCGCAGCCCTGTATCCAGTGTATAGGTGGCTGTCGAAACCGAGCGTGTTCCAGTCGCACATCGACGTGCCGCTATCGATTGAAGCGGTGTGGCGCGAAATGGAAGATCCCCAAAACTGGCGGCACTGGATGTATGGCACTTGGACCTATGGTGAACTTAGTACTCGCGACCCCGGCGTGAGCGGCGCCGTGCCTCTCCAGCGGAATGGTGCTAGCGTCTACATCGACGATGTCCTCTACGAGCCCTTCAGAAAGATCGCGATTCGAGGAGATGAGTTCGCTCTCACAAAGCTCAACGACCTGGCGACCAGGATCAACTATCGCCAAACAATCCAGCACGACGGCGTGCTGGATAAGGCGGGGTGGTACCTAAGCGTGTACTGGCTGGGGGGCTGGAGCCTTCACAGTAGGCGAATCTCCGCTTTGTATCAGCACCTCACAAGGGCGGCAGTAGATCGCCGGTAGGGGCTTCTTCGTGGTGAGATGGCTTCGGCAGTAAGCTGCGCCTTCCTGTTCCAAGATGAGAGGGGTAGCCAGTCGGAGGCCCATAGTGCATAGGGGACGACCAAGTCTCGGTAGTCAAGGAGCACCATGAGGCCGTCGAGACTTGAGCGGTCCGGGAGATAGGTAACACTATCGTCCAAGGACATGGGTTACAGATTAGTCGGCTTTATACTGCCTCATGATCCGCCCATATGCATCTTCGATGCGGTTCATGCGCTCGTGGAATCGACCGATGATGATGGACCCGGACCACACGTCCCATACGCCATCGTCGATCTCCTCAAAGCCAATGTACTCGCTAGCCAGCGTTGTGGAAGCGCAGACCCATTGGCGATTCCACCGTATCCCGCCATTGGCAGAGACTAGTCTTACCTCGAAGCGATCTGGGTATTCGATAGGTGGGATCTTGTGGGGCATCTCACGGTTTGAAGGCTCATAGCATTGGGCGGGTGTTCTGCCGTCTAGGGCGTCGTGGGGGCGCTCGTGATTGAACTCGTTGACGAAGGTGTTGAACTTGCGCTGCTGGGCGTTGAGGTTGCCGGCAGGAGGACGTGTGGCCTAGCGCTTCAAGGTCCGATGCATGCGTTCGTGTCGACCGTTCTGTTGAGGCCGGCCTGGCTGGATGAACTCGGGGATGACTCCAAGCCTGACCCACCAGGCGGAGAGCTTGGAGAGTCGTCCTAGCGTGTTGGTAGCGAAGGGGACGCCGTTATCGGTACGGATGCGGGCTGGCAGACCATACTCGCGGAAAATGCGGGTAAAAACGCGCTTTGCATCGACGACTTTGGTGGAGAGCAAGCTCTGACAAGAGAGGAGCATGCGGCTGTAGTCATCGGTGATCGTAAGTGGGTAGCAGTAGATGCCGTCGCGGGTTTTGAACTCGCCCTTGTAGTCGGCGGCCCAGAGTTCGTTAGGCCCGAGGGATGAGGTATCGGGCTTGCCCGGGTGCCCGGGCTTGCGCCGTCGGGTGGGTGCTGCTGCGACACCGTGTCGCTTGAGGATGTTGCAGACCGTCGTGCGGGAAGGGAAGTCGAGTTTCGGGTGGCGCGGGGTCAGGAACTGAAGGATCTTCTTGCCGCCCCAGCTGGGGTGGCGTTTTCGAGTCTGTAGGATAAGCGCTTCGATCTCATCAGGTGTCTTGGTAGGGCTGGTGTAGGGGCGTTTGGAGTAATCCTCGAGGCCTTCTGGGCCGCGTCTGACGTAGCGGTCGATCCACTTGTAGCCGGTCTTCCTGCTGACGCCGTAGCGCTGGCAGAGCTCAGTGACGGTGAAGGTGCCTCGCAGGTAGTCGGAGACGAATCGTACTTTCTGGTCCATAGGTGAAGTCTCACTCCAGGGCATGGGGCACCTCCTTGCGGTGCGCCCAAGATTGGAAGAAGCTGTTACCTATGTCTCTTGACGAAAGTGTTACCTATGAGTGTGGACCGTACAACTTACCCGCCTAACAAGCCGCTCCAGCGGCCGCAACGTTACTCCGTAGGAGAAGCCATGCCACTACCAGCCAACTTGATCGACGCCGTAGAGAATCGTCAAGCGGTGCTCTTTGCCGGAGCAGGGA
The window above is part of the Pseudomonadota bacterium genome. Proteins encoded here:
- a CDS encoding SRPBCC family protein, translated to MFQSHIDVPLSIEAVWREMEDPQNWRHWMYGTWTYGELSTRDPGVSGAVPLQRNGASVYIDDVLYEPFRKIAIRGDEFALTKLNDLATRINYRQTIQHDGVLDKAGWYLSVYWLGGWSLHSRRISALYQHLTRAAVDRR
- a CDS encoding helix-turn-helix domain-containing protein, whose translation is MDQKVRFVSDYLRGTFTVTELCQRYGVSRKTGYKWIDRYVRRGPEGLEDYSKRPYTSPTKTPDEIEALILQTRKRHPSWGGKKILQFLTPRHPKLDFPSRTTVCNILKRHGVAAAPTRRRKPGHPGKPDTSSLGPNELWAADYKGEFKTRDGIYCYPLTITDDYSRMLLSCQSLLSTKVVDAKRVFTRIFREYGLPARIRTDNGVPFATNTLGRLSKLSAWWVRLGVIPEFIQPGRPQQNGRHERMHRTLKR